Genomic DNA from Pyxicephalus adspersus chromosome W, UCB_Pads_2.0, whole genome shotgun sequence:
GAGTTTTTTGAATAGCGTCTTTTATTAATGGATGATCATTCATTTTTGCAGTTAACCATGCCTATGGCTGGCTCTCAGATCCAGATGCCCCGGTATAGCTCTGGCCAGCAGCCACTGCTGCTACCACAGTCTTTTCAGCTGCCACAGGGACAGAACCTGCCAGTCGGAGCTCTCAGGAGAATGCATCCTTCAATATTGACTACAGGACAAGATGTAAGTTCAGGCTTAACAATAACCTGTGTATCAATAAAACAACCAGCAGAAAAAAAGCATAGCTTGCCTGTAAACAATATGTGCAAAAATACTTATCACTATCGCCTGGAGATGTGCACAAGTGGATTTTGTGGTCTCTCTATAGTACACAAATTATTGTGAGAAGGAGCTTGGAGCTCCTTCAGCTCTACCTGCTGGCTGGATAAAAGATGCTAGTTGCATGTTTAAATTTACAGTTGGCATTCCAATCCAGATTTTTTGAACATATTCCTATACTGGAGGTGAAGGGTGCTTGAAGCATGCTAAAAGCTGCTTGTACAACAGTGCTCTTGTGGAAACTAGAAGCCATATAAACAAGGCctaaaaggaacatttattttttttttactgtctttctACACTCTTCTCAGATAGAAATGAAAGGGTTCCACTTTTCAGAAGGCAAACAGGGGATGCAGACCGCAGCATCTGTGCAAGCACACCACTCCTACAGGTAAGTAAGCTGAAGGTTTCGAAAAGGGTCGACCGACCTTCTCATGTCGGTTTTACAGATCACCcagaaaaatgtgtgtaatgAAGGTCTGATTGTCAAGGATCACTGAATTTCACACAAAATCACTGATTGATGCACTGCATTATGGGatatataaaaatcctgttaTTCTTTTGTAAGATGTGTTTAAATCAAGCATTAAAACATGTAATACGATagatattttgttctttaaacacaatacaacaataaTACATCCATATACTGTGTAGGTTGTAGCAATAAAAAAGCATCTATAAGAAAGCTGGTTTCCAACAAAAATTCTGATGTGTTTCCCAGGAGATACCCTCCTCTTCAGGGGAACAACAACAAGCATTCAATAACTGTACAactaaattgaaacaaaaaaaacacaggggaacttattttttgttcagttagatcttaaacttattttttacaaatttttgggtggtgaatccagaaatgaccccagtttttgctatcacatccagtttttacgatacaaggtaccctccattttgttacatacaattataaaaataatgaaataataacttgcatgtattgtttatttaaatttattttgttcatacaaaagatttattgttattctatgacatttttttttacagtttttacagtaaaacatttgaaaatcaatcaggtaagtggttaaggtaaaaatttacacatctagcttttcctgaagtgttcagtgttaggacaatcccgccggatgctccaacaatagtcagccatcatatgtacatcccatctaccctgataccatccttccatgaccttcagatcttgggggaatcatataacagggatacttggtgtatccgcattgctggccaagaaggaagcataccattataaggtcaacacagatgacccaattgtgttggtgatattgcaacaactcaatgactctctttatgtctgcatattcttcacaaagagaaactgatggccaattgggactgacccaaatatattgccattgtgaaggaggacacactttaagctccgctttgagctatcgatgaatagtcgccattcagttgagttatagattgggattcccaattcctccattaaaccaggtatgttatggcaatacacaaagccactgtcagttct
This window encodes:
- the LOC140342845 gene encoding protein PRRC2B-like, with translation MHPNLSQPSAMVVASGTGLKPQYSPFPGMQPLEMVKTQHVSPYQPMNGSQQMVYESQLNQAAGISASQMVDSPLTQLTMPMAGSQIQMPRYSSGQQPLLLPQSFQLPQGQNLPVGALRRMHPSILTTGQDIEMKGFHFSEGKQGMQTAASVQAHHSYSFYSKTFENQSGKWLR